The DNA window CCCAAGGCATTACAGAATCGTATCCTGAAGAGCCAGTACCTTATCTGTCCGCTCCCAAGGAAACTCCTTTCTTCCAAAATGACCAAAAACTGCCGTCTGCCGGAAAATCGGACGATTCAATCGAAGGGATTCCATGATCTGAACGGGTGTCACTCCAAACACCAGTGGGATTGCTGCCGCCAGACAATCATCTGCACACACTTTTCCTGTACCAAAGGTATCTACCTCAATCATAACCGGTTCTGCTACTCCGATTGCATAAGCCAGAGACACCTGACACTTGCTTGCAAACTCAGCAGCTACTATATTTTTGGCGATATACCTTGCCATATAAGCCGCCGAACGGTCTACTTTCGAACAGTCCTTTCCCGAAAATGCACCGCCGCCATGCGGAATCATACTGCCATAAGTATCCACCATCAGCTTTCTCCCCGTCAGTCCGGTATCTGCATCAAACCCTCCACACACAAATTTTCCTGACGGATTAATCAGAATCTTCGTATCCTCATCCGGCGGCAGTAATCTGAGTGCTGAGCGAAGCACTTTCTCTCTAATCTCGGCATCTAACTTCTTCAGGCTCTTTTCTGCACCATGCTGGCAGGAAACAACAACACTTTCCAGTCTCACTGGTTTTCCATCTTCATATTCTACGGTTACCTGTGCTTTTCCATCAGAAAAGATATCTTTGATATATCCGCTTCTTCTGCAAGCCGAAAGTTCACGTGTGATCCGGTGTGCCAGAACAGTCGGCATTGGCATAAGCTGCGGAGTCTCATCGCACGCATATCCGACCATAACACCCTGATCTCCAGCTCCCCTGCTTCTGTCTCTTATCTTTGCACCAATATTATCCCGAAATTCTTTCGACACACTCACTGCTTTCGCAATATCTGGACTCTGCTGGTGTACAAACGTATCCATTTCTATCCCATCTGTACAATACCCACACTCTTCTAAAACTTTTCGGATCACATCAAACACTGGTGGTTCATATCCGCTGGTGATTTCTCCTGCTACAAACACATTTCCTCTTGTAGCAAGGACTTCACACGCCACTCTCGAAGATGGATCGTAACGCAGACATTCATCTAAGATTGCATCTGCTATCTGATCGCATACTTTGTCTGGGTGTCCTTCTGTTACTGATTCTGCTGTATAAAAACGTCTCATCATTCTTCTCCTTATATACAGACAGGGCAGAAGCTGCTTTATGCACATCTCCTGCCCTGTCAGATTGGTTTATCCTGTAATTTTTATTTTATTTTTCTTCTGTTTCTTTTTTGTTGTCTGTCATTTTTGACTTCTTTCTGCGGTATACAGTCACTCCTGTAGCTGTTCCAGCAGATGCCAGTGCAAGCAGAACAAACGCCCATATTTTCTGGTTATCACCTGTTTTTGGTGCATTTGTTTTTTCTGTTGTTTTCTCCGGTGTTCTGGCATCTTTCATTTCTACTTTCTGGACTTCCATTGTATCTTTCAATGTAAATGTGACATCTTCCGCAATCTCGTAACCATCCGGTGCTGTGATCTCACGCAGAGTAAGTTCTTCATTGACTGGGAGTTTTTCAACGGAATGTGGTTTTCCATCTGTAATCCACTCTTCCAGAACAGTTCCGTCTTTGCGGATAATCTGAAGCTTTGCCCCTTCCAGTTCTTTTCCGGTTGTAAGGTCTGTTTTTGAAATTTCCACTTTGGAATATTCATCTTTCATCTCAACCTTTGTCACACTGCCATCTTCTTTGACTTCAAACATCACATCGCTGGCAGACACATAGCCATCTTCATAAGGAGCCAGTTCCTCATGTAAGGTATAACTTCCTTCCGGCAGTCCGTAAATGACATGTTCTTCCTTACTGCTTACCCATTCTTCCACAACATTTCCGTCTTTATCAATGACCTGCAGTTTGGCTCCTTCCAGCTCATTTCCGGTAGTTGCATCTGTTTTTGTAATGCGTGTTTCTGTCGGCTGATTCTCAACTTCTTTGTTCAGTTCAATCTTTGCAAGATTCTGATTTTCGTAAGTTGCATCTACATTCCATACTTCCTCATTTGGAAGATATCCAGCTTTTCTGACTTCCTCTTTGACATAGTATTTTCCATGTGGAAGATCACTGTCGAAAGTAAGTGTTCCCTTTGCATCCGTTGCTTTCTTTTCCAGCAAGGTATCTTTCTCTACGAGAACCTCTCCCTGATTAGAAAGAATATCTTCTGCAGCATACAGTCCAAAAATAACACCTTCCAGCTTTTCGCCTGTGACAGAATCTTTCTTTTCTACTGATACGAAAACTCTCTGTCTTTCATTTTTATAGGTAACGCCTTCATAAACAACTGCCTGTGTATCATCCTCTGCTGTCAGGGTAAATTCTTTCTGTTCTGTATTTAGGACAAAATTCTCTCCTGCTACAACTTCTTTCAGATAATACGTTCCCAGTGGCAGATTGTTGATAACTGCTGTTCCATTTTCATCTGTAGTCAGTTTGGCTACCAGATCATCTTTCTCATAACGAACAACTGGATTTCCTTCTTCGTCCTTTGCTCCGTCCGGTGAATAGATGGTATCTTTGGCATATACTTCGAATTCAGCACCTTCTACTCCGGTTTCTTCATATTTAAAGCCTTTATAAATACCTGTTTCTTCTTTACCAGATACGGTATTTCTTACTTTAGAAACCAGTGCTTTTACTTTTGCCAGAACAGAATCTCCGGTTACTTCGGTAAGCTGTTCTCCCTTTTTCGTCAGGAGCAGGCTTCCTACCTGTTCGTCATTTTTCTGTTCTACTTCTACAATCGCAGCTCCTGTATCCGGATCAATCTGATGTGCAGTGTTTGAGGATACTGTAATTACAATACCATTCTGTGGATTTTCTTTATATGTTCCTTTTGTAGTCTGCTCTAATGGTGAAATAATCGTTGTTCCATCATACAGGGACTCTTCGCTTCCCTGTCTTACAAATCCTTCCGGTGCTTTTACTTCTTCGATTCGATAGGTAGCGCACTTCAGTTCCTGCGGTGTGATCAGATATCCTTCCTCATTTGTTTTGAATACACTGATCTTTTCTTTCTTCGGATACTGAACAACCTGTTCCACATATTTCTTATTTGTCACATCGTAAATCTTATAAGAGGCTCCGGCCTTTAAAACCGTATTTCCAGTCTGTGCATCCTTCTTTACGATTTTCAACAAAAATTCAAACGGACGGTCATCAAATACTCTCCACTGCATTGGTTCTCTGCTGTCATTTTCCACATTTACAACAAATGGATCAATGGTTTTCAGATTCTCCGGGGTAGTGCTTTCCACTACAACATAACTTCCATACGGCAGTTCCGGGCTGACTGCATATCCTTTGGTATCAGTGATCAGTTCCGGTACTGGTACGGCGGTTCCATTCTCATAAGTAACTGCAACCTGCTCTTTGCTGAAGTCATAATTCTTGAAATCACTTGCTGTATAGCTTTCTCCATTGGACGGTTTCAGTTTCCCATTTTTCACCTGTGTCAGGTCGCTGATCAGATATACCTTAAATCTTGCTCCTGCAACCAGGTCCGTTTCTGTCTGCTCTCCATCTTCACTGATTTTGATTAACTGGAATGCCTGTTTCTTTACCTGCTCTTTTACCGTAAGGTCTCTTGTCACTTCGGCAACATCCTGACCTTCATAAGTTACTGATACCTCATATTTGGTAGTATCCAGTGTATATCCTTCCGGTGGAGTGATTTCTTTTAGATACATTTCTCCAAGGTATAATTCTGAAAATTCCAGTGTTCCGTCATCTCCGATGACTCCCTGTGCAATCAGGCTGTCCTGTTTATACAGAACTCCTGTTGTGCCATCCGGATGCACGATGTCCTCTTTGGCATAAAGACCATACACCGCACCACGAAGAGCACTGTCCCCCTGCGCTTTAAATGCAAGTGTTTCTTTATCGATCTTTGCGATTTTTACTTTTCCGGTGACTCTCTCATCTGTTGCTGTTACATTCAATGTCTTTCCGGCTGCAACATCTACTTTATATACTTCTGTATTCAGTTTATATCCTGTCGGAGCAGTGATCTCTTTTACATACACAGTTTTCAGTGCAGAATCAAAATAATCGCTGACTGCTTTTCCATCTCTTCCGGTTGCTGACATTGTCATCAGCAGGTTTTCACACTTCTTATCAGTATAAATACCATAAACTGCTCCTGACAGTAGATTCTGTGTATTGACATCTTTCTTCATAAGTTCAATGCGTGTCATATTCAGCCACTGTACACTAAAACTTACCGGAGCTGCTGTTTCACTTTCAAATACACCGATATCCTGCTTGGAATTTCCGGTTGTCAGCACCAGTGTTCTCCATGTCTTTCCGACAGAACCATATAAGTTGCCGGAAGCATAACTGCCTGTCAGTAATAAATCCGCAGACAGATAGAATGTATCTCCACCATAAATCTGGATTTTTCCATTTGTAACACTTGTTCCTTTGGAAAGATTATGTGCTGTCACATTTTCCGGTACACTCAATGTCACATAGTTTCTGTGATCTCCAGACAGTGTGATATTTGGTGTTTTCTGGATGTTTCCATCCCGTACTGCATTCAGCTTTGTGCTTGAAAGGCTCAGTTCACCTTTTGGCGGTTCTTCCTGTCCAAACAGATAATTGATATATGCGATAACCCCTGCATTTACAAGGTCATTATAATTACACCCTGTAAATCCGGCTTCTCCTGCATAAGCGTAGCTGGCTGCAATGTGTGTATACACATACTTTTCATCTTCCGTTTTTCCAGACAGATAACTTCCTGTCAGATCTCCTGCCCCGCCATAACCATAATAAAGGACTTTCTGTAGATTTTTATTGCTGTCCAGTACCTGTGCTACATAACTTCCACTCGGTGGGGATGCTTTCTGGGACTGAAGGCAGTATGCAATTTTCCCATTGACTGTAAACAGGCAAGTAAGATAATTTCCAATATAACTTGGATAATAAATAGTTCTCCCCTTTGTCAATGTAACTGTGGAACCGCTGCTTGTAGCTCTTTCAGCCGCAGACAATACCATCACATTTCCCTCTTCGATGTCCTCTTTCAGTTCTTTGACTGCCTGTGCAGATGCATCTTCTTCGGATGTTTCAATTTCTACATCTGTGTAGTTCTGCACAGGCGAATCCGAATCATCTTCAGATTCTGTATCTGACTTCTGTTTCTCTCCACCATTTTCTTCAGAATGTGCCTGACCTTCTGTATCCGTCAGAGTCACTTTCCGGGTGATGGTATAGCTGTCACTCTTATCTTTTGGAACGACCATATAAGTGGCAATATATGTTCCTGCTTTGTCAGAATGATACTCTCCACCATTCTCATCTTTGATACTTACAAGCGTAACATCTTCTTTTTCTGCATCATAATGGATTCCTTCCATACAGGTTTCCACCGCAAATGTTTCATCCGAAACCGCTTTTGTGATATCATCTGCTGTAACCGATGTATCTTTCTGGCTTGTTACCGCCTGTACTTCCGTCTGCTGTTCCGAGCCTGTCTGTTCGACCGCAAACGCATTTACACTGCTCAAGGTACTGATGCCCATCAGGACAGCCAGTCCAAAAGCAGCTATTCTGGTCTTTAATTTTCTAACCTTCATGTGCTTTTCCTTCCTAATTATAAATAGATTTTTTTAATTAAATACCGCAGAAGATGTTTCCTCTGCGGTACGTTTTATCTTGTATATCGATTTTTTTCTTTTTTCACTTCCTGTCTGGTACGCTTCACCGCTTTCATGACAGAATCTGTTGGAATCTGGTTATCCTTATATCCTTCCAGAATTCCATCCAGATAAAACTTCGATGGTCTTGCCGGAACATCTTTGTGCGGAGCGTTCATCATATATACAAACACCTCTTTCTCCACTCCATCCTGATTTTTTACCTGAATCGATTCTTTCCCATAAAAACTTGGGAATCCTTCATAGAAATCCAGACTCTTCTCACACGCTTCTGTGATTTTCCATAAAACTCCTTCGACACAGCTTCCCTTTTCCGGCAGTACCGTTGCTACTCCGTTACCCGGAGCCTTTCCTCGAAATGCCAGCCGATAATCTTCAAGCCGGACATTTTCCACAACTTCCGCAGCCGGACACCTGTACTTCATCTGCTCCAGATTCATGTTGCTGCCATAAGCGAAGTAATATCTATCTTCCATTTTTTCTCACCTCTATCTGACTCCTTCTGTCCTTTGATTTTTCTTCAAACACTCATACGTGCTTTTATCATATCTCCACGCAAGATCACCATCCAGATTTGCCAGCAAATGTTTTCGGACATTTTTATATTCGTCTCCAATTAACCCAAGTCTCAATAAAAATGTACGAAATGTAAATGCTGGATTTTCTGATATCAGTGTCTTTTTCATCTGTGTCGATCTCTGATTGATCGCCTGTGCGGAAATGGCTAATGCCAGAGTAATATTTGCTCTTACCTTTCCTGCATGAAGTGTGCTTTCAAAACAGCGCCATTCCAAAGTTCCTTTTGAAAACACAGCATGAAGATTCAGAGCATAATAACGGGTATGATCATAATGGGTATGACTTCCATCCCTGCCTCCATACCAGACATTTCTTACTCGGTCCATTGTGATTGATTTATTTGGTATTTTTCGGATTTTCTCCAATACCTCCGGTCGCACCCTCTGACAATAACTATTTGCTCTTCTCTCCTGCACTTTCAGTGCTTTGAACAGAATATCTTCCTTTGCATACATAATTGTCAGTGCATTTTTCAGACTCTGCGGTGTATGATTCGATGCATCTACATGAACATGCTGACCACAGGACTCATTTACAAAACCGCCATGCTGTCGCAGACATCGTACTACTTCCTGTAACTTACCCATTTCATCATAGGATAATTTCGGAGATACCATTTCTGTTGAATATTCTCCACCTGCGTCTACAATTCGACCGTATACTTTTCGTTGTGTATAAATGCTCCCATCAGACATAAATTTCCACTTTTTTCCTTCCAAATCTATCACTGACCAGACTCCATAAGTAGTGCCGTCATAATATGCTTCTGTTCCAAACATTTCAGCAACAACTTCTGCAGCACGTTGTCTGGTAATTCCTGTCATCTCGATTTCTGTGCCAAAGTATTGGTCTTTTATACCGATCATGCCTAATGGATTCCTTTCTCAGACACTTCCTGTGTGTTGAGTTCGGAGTCTGCCTTTTGTAACAATCTGCCAATTGCCTCGATAACATTGACAGTTACTCCGTTTCCAGCCTGTTTATAAAGCTGTGCATCAGAAGTGCTGTCTATGATTTTATTTATTTGCCAATCATAATACCCCTGCAGTCGCAGACATTCCCTTGGAACTAATCTTCTTATTCTTCCGTGATACAAGATGCCATGACGATCGGTTGCAGTAATTGTAAACATCGGTTCTTCTGGTTCTTTCATGCGTCTGCCGTTCTGACGGACATTTTCTTTGGCTGGTGTAAGGACTGCTCTTGCCCCTTCTTCACTTAATACGCCGGAACATTCTCCTTTGTATTTATGGATTCCACATTGTCGGGTATTAAGGCTTCTGCATTCTTCAGTTACCAGTGGTGGCGGAGACAAATCTACAAAATGAAGTGTTCCCTGTTGGATACCTGTAGTCAGGGTGTGTGCTATCTGATGTCCGACTCTTCCTCTCCTGCTGTTGAGATTCGCATAGCTTAAATCGATGCTGTCACCCTCTCTTGCAAGTTTGTAGCCGAGCTTTGTATTTTCTTTAATTGGAACACCCACATCATATAATCCTGTCTTTCCACCCATTCCTCCGGCTTGTGATGTCAGGGTACAGCTTAATCCTTTTGGACTGTAGACTCTTTTTCCCTGACTTCCTGCCCGGATTTGAACAAGAGCTGCTCCATTTGTTTCTGGTTCAGGTAATACTTTTCCGGCACATCGGAAATCAAGATATCCGACAATATACACCCGCTTTCTTGCTTGGGGGACTCCGAAATCCTTGCTGTTAAGCACTTTCCATTCGACATGATACCCCAGTTCAGAAAGCGTACTGAGGATGGTGCAAAACGTCCGGCCTTTGTCATGCGATAACAAACCGGGAACATTTTCAAGGATAAAATACGATGGTCTTTTAGCTTCAAGAATCCGGGCAATTTCAAAAAAGAGAGTTCCTCTTGCGTCAGCAAATCCTTCTCGCTTTCCGGCGATAGAGAATGCCTGGCAAGGAAATCCTGCACAGAGTAAATCAAAATCTGGCATTCGTTCTGGTTCAATTGTTCTTGCATCACTACAATACCACTCCCCTTCTGTGTCAAACAGCAATCGGTAGTTCTTATCCGCATAAGTATCCACCTCGCAATGTCCGACACAGACAAAGTTTCCTGCCCGTCTTAAGCCTTCACGGAATCCCCCGATTCCGCTAAAGAGATCAAAAAATTGAATGGTTGCGGCTATCAACCTCCTTTTTGCTGATAAAAACAGGCGGCATGATTTCTCATACCGCCCTTCGTTATTCTGTATCAATTGGTTACCATTCTGTTGGTTCTTCTGTTTTGGTTTCTTCTTCCAGATCAGTTTCTCTTTCTGGTTCAGTTTCCTCTTCCGGTTCGCTGTCCCCTTCTGGTTCGTTTTCCTCTTTCGGTTCACTCTCCCCTTCTGGTTCGTTTTCCTCTTTCGGTTCGCTCTCTCCATCTGGTTCGCTTTCCTCTTCTGGTTCGCTGTCCCTTTCCGGCTCAGTGCTTTCTTCCGGTTGTGTTTCTTCTGTTCCCAATTCTCCAATTGTCTGTTCGGATTCTTCAGGCTGATCTTTGCTTTGCCATTCGGCCTCTGCCTTTTCCAGTGCTTCTTCTATAATCTGAATTAAGAAGTCTTTCTGTTTCATGTGTTTCTTTCCGATGACTACTTTTAATCTCTGGAATAATTCCTCTGATACCTGTACTGCTACTGTTCTTACTGCTCCCATGCTTATTTCTCCTTTTCCTTCCAGTCTGTTGAAATGTTCTTCAATGACCTGTTGTAAAAATTTTTGTGTGCTGCTTTCTGTGAGTTCAATCTCTTCTCTTACTTTCTCATGTAAGTCCATCGGGATCTTTCCGCAGATATTTTTCATTTCTGCCATAACCTTTCTCCTTTCTCTTTCGCTACACACAACATACTCCAAAGCCGCATGGAAAGCTATTCACAATACCCACCAAAGATAACGATGCATTTTATGCCTTACCCCTAGCAGATCCAACAATGTATGTATCGTGCAATCATAGGCCTCACCCCCTTTACAAATTTTCCATTTGAGATAGAAAATCCATCATCTGATCTGGTATTTCTTCCGATGATGGGTTCGTTGTCGATTGTTCCGTAGTGCCACATATTCCTAATTCTCGAACACTTTCTTTTATCGTCTTTTGAATGACTTCTTCCAGCCATTTTCGATCCTCTTTTTCCAGAATTGCCTGAACCAGATACTGGCTTTTCTGCCCTTCTGGAACACTTTGAAATTTCTCCCATGCCCTTTGGTGTTCTGGTTTTTTCAGATTCGGGCGGAACGAATACACAGGGCGTGTCATCTCGCCCACATCTGCTGTACAATCCGTTCATACCCTGTTGCGTTGGCATGGACGTCCTCTATAAAAACGGGGCGGCAAATCGCGTCCTGTGTGGTCACGTGGCGTTTTAAAATTGCAGAGCCTCCCCCCATAAATACGGTGGGTACTGCCCGGAGATCAAACCCGGATTCTGTCACCGCAGACAGTATTCTTTCTATATATTTCCGTCCGTTTTCCTGTATGATCCGTCTGGCCTCTTCTGCCATACTGCAAGATTCTCCCCGAAGCACACGCTCAATTTGAGTTTCTGTCACAGACAGTCCGGTATTTCTACGCACTTGTTCTGCTGTCTCATCAATACATCGGATTACTCCAAGTTCCAGACTTCTGCACGTTGCTGCATTCGGAACAGCATTGTCCAGCCTCATAAGGTCAACGGTCCAGCCACCAATATCAACAAGCAGAACAGACGGTTCATTCTTCAGATACTCTGGATGCAGAGCAAGCGCAGAGTATCCCTGTGGGAACAGTTTCACATCTTTTATTGTTATCTCATATAACTCACTTTCATATAAAAATCGCACTGGCTGCTCTTTCCGCAACAGATACTCCCTGAATCCCTGTTTCTCTCTTCCAAAACTTGAAAGCGGAAGTCCAACAGCCAGAATTACCTCTGTCTTTCGTTCCGCTTTCCGATGCTTGATTTCTTCTGCAATGGCTGCCAACGTCAGCAGATAATAATTATCATTTGACGTTTTATTTTTTACCAGCGTCTGTCTTCCCGTACCGCAGACATAATACTTTCCTTGATATTGCAGAACATTCTGCATGGTATACGGCTCGTAATCATACCCAATAATTCCACTTGGGAAAGACACTTGTCTTGTTTTAATGGCATAATAGCCATGATCAATTCCTATGATTATCGCAATCACATCCTTTCATTTTTTCTGTTTAACGTAAGGTCAAAAATGTTGTCACTGCTGCAACGGATCGTTGCAAAAGTGCCATTCGTGAACACTTTTCTATGTTCCAGCGTCCCAAAACCTGCGGAAAATCTGGCTTTTTTATACCACTATCGCCAGAGGAACACTACTGTTCCTTCCCAGCCGGTTATAAAAGATCCCTCTCCCGGCGGCGGTCCAGCCTGTCCGGGGGAGGGATATATCGCAAGTTTCCTTTTTGAACAATTGCCTGTCTTTTTATTTTTATGAGATGTTTTTCCTGCTTTTGTAAAATGGGAAGATACTCCGGTTCTGTCAAAAACTTCCGTATATAATTGCCCTTTTTTCCCAGCTTGTTATCATTTTTCAGCAGTTCTATTTCTACCATGTAATGGGTATCTGGATGAAATCTCTTCTCACACAAAATGCTGTCCCCTTTTATATAATCAGATTTAGCCGATTCTCTTGCTGCCGCCAAGAGTTCATAAATACTTACTTCCACCTCTTATCACCTCCCAAAAGACCAGAAAAAAGCAGACCTCTTAATCGAAGTCTGCTCCTGTCGGATATGGTAATCCTCTTTCTTCATATTTTTTATCGATATAATTTCGAATCCATTCCCTGTATTCTTCCGTTAATGCCAGTTCCTGAAATTCTAACAACCACTTTTCCCCTTTTGCTTCGTCATCAAGCCATCGATCTTCTATGCACTCCGGCTCATCTAACATTTTCATCATCGCTTCAAATGGCTCTTTTACATCATCACCAAATTCTTTCCATAAGGCGATTCCATAGTTCTCCAGTTCAAAAAATTCTGTCAGATATGTCAATCGTTCCATATCCCCCAATGTCATTCTTTTTTCACCTGACAATAATGCTCGATCTCTTTTGCCACATAGATTTAAAAATTTTCTCTTTTCCATCTCCACATCCATTATACTTTTACCTCTTCCTGTTAAAAATAATTCCTTATTACGAAACATTATAAAATTTAAATTCTTTAGAATCAATATATATGTTTCTGTATTACGAAACTTTTTATTTTATAAGGGGAGTTCATCATTATGCAAAAGATTAGACCAGATATGGATATTGGTAAAAATATCCAAGCAATTCGATATAAAAACAATATGACTCAAGACCAAGTAGTTGCAAAATTAAATCTTATGGGTATCTCCATCACCAAAAGTACCTATGCCAAACTGGAAACAAATCGCATGAACATTAAGGCATCTGAATTAGTTGCACTTGCAAAACTCTTTCATACCGATATCAATGCTTTCTTTTCCGGCTTGCTATAGTTCGACATTCCCCGACTCCCTGTGTATATAATAGCATATTAAAAATAAGAACCAGTCTATATTCTTATCGGATATAAACCAGTTCTTTTTTCTTATCAAATAATATAAAAGTGACAGGGAATTCAGATTCTTATCTTCTGTCACTCATGTAATTATTATTCTATTTTAAATTTAATGAATTTACCCATTCTTGAATTTCTTTTTCAATGTTATTTTCTATATAAACGTCATACACATTTTTCCACATTATCTGTGTATACTGTTATTTTCAACCCCATAATTATAACTTGGTACACGCTATACACTACTATAAACTGTACTCCATTTTAGGGAAGCCTAACAGGATCACATCGTAATCCTCAATATGCGCATCCTTATTTGCCAATGCCGGACGAAAAGCCTTATCATTCATCTCCACGGAACTGCGGGAATTCTTATTCATCCATTCCAAATCATCGCTTGCGTAAGGTACTTCCGGTCTGATTTCATAAAGATCACTTCCGACTGCCTTTGCAATTTCTTTTGCCTTCTGAGCGGTTGTTCCGCTGGCACTAAAATAAGCAACTAATACTTTTTCCATTTTACTCATTACCTCCATTTACTTTTTCTATTTGATGCAGCATATAATCCAGTTCAAGCTGCTCCTTATTTCAAATATTCTTCAAAAAACGCTGCAATCTTCTCAAAAGGAATCACATTCGCATTATCGTATAAATCCGTG is part of the Blautia faecicola genome and encodes:
- a CDS encoding DUF5720 family protein — protein: MEVSIYELLAAARESAKSDYIKGDSILCEKRFHPDTHYMVEIELLKNDNKLGKKGNYIRKFLTEPEYLPILQKQEKHLIKIKRQAIVQKGNLRYIPPPDRLDRRRERDLL
- a CDS encoding helix-turn-helix domain-containing protein; protein product: MQKIRPDMDIGKNIQAIRYKNNMTQDQVVAKLNLMGISITKSTYAKLETNRMNIKASELVALAKLFHTDINAFFSGLL
- a CDS encoding flavodoxin — translated: MEKVLVAYFSASGTTAQKAKEIAKAVGSDLYEIRPEVPYASDDLEWMNKNSRSSVEMNDKAFRPALANKDAHIEDYDVILLGFPKMEYSL